A single genomic interval of Lucilia cuprina isolate Lc7/37 chromosome 2, ASM2204524v1, whole genome shotgun sequence harbors:
- the LOC111676995 gene encoding fez family zinc finger protein erm isoform X1 — translation MVYFSPRGMQPCSPTGVLAVTMPPSKSPTMECAAGQKSPEPNSATSSSSATTTTPLSTRNCPLKFSIAKIMEPDQRSHSSQALQQDSERSCSPIEVTSDDCEVIITTPANAADNYDSAFKKYVPSASMATNASSSSAAVQQFVSTRHQELLSQYPLLYYAAPNQLMCAAAAAQYAALTAAQQQNLLANSSATAAHLSSFTASLNTLHSQTLRRQLSQPTTSHHLAAAAAAAAAAQAAHHQALAAAHPQIPQSLEKSPVSHKSRESSQTPSTPYHSNKRKHSPASSHNNTSSSISDPCSPPEPQRVRADSPSSLDDSPNSANGNKQKTFSCLECGKVFNAHYNLTRHMPVHTGARPFVCKVCGKGFRQASTLCRHKIIHTSEKPHKCQTCGKAFNRSSTLNTHTRIHAGYKPFVCEFCGKGFHQKGNYKNHKLTHSGEKAYKCNICNKAFHQVYNLTFHMHTHNDKKPYTCRVCHKGFCRNFDLKKHMRKLHDIGGNLQLDDESTNDRLERRREYTRREASIEFHNSQLNSNSSDGSMSPPINVTTPPLSSNEGSSSAWHTSSQYTTNSLNYPPTAVNLNQPSVTNFRTATDYGGSSAFINFAQTSATAHAAASAPHLNTNHSQHLTQTNHQRLSAAAAAVTAMDNVPFIAKVF, via the exons ATGGTCtacttt AGTCCTCGTGGCATGCAACCCTGCAGTCCAACGGGCGTTTTAGCTGTTACCATGCCTCCTTCAAAAAGTCCCACCATGGAATGTGCTGCTGGTCAAAAGTCACCAGAACCTAATTCGGCAACTTCATCATCATCGGCAACAACAACTACACCTCTGAGTACCCGCAATTGTCCTTTGAAATTTTCCATAGCAAAAATTATGGAACCTGATCAACGTTCTCATTCATCTCAAGCTTTACAACAAGATTCGGAGAGATCTTGCAGCCCTATTGAGGTGACCAGTGATGATTGTGAAGTTATTATTACCACCCCTGCTAATGCTGCTGATAATTATGATTCAGCTTTTAAGAAATATGTACCCTCGGCCAGTATGGCTACAAATGCTTCCTCCTCTTCTGCGGCAGTACAGCAATTTGTTTCTACACGTCATCAGGAATTGTTGAGCCAATATCCTTTGTTGTACTATGCAGCTCCTAATCAATTAATGTGTGCTGCTGCTGCCGCTCAATATGCTGCTTTGACAGCCGCCCAACAGCAAAATCTATTGGCTAACAGTTCAGCTACAGCTGCTCATTTGAGTTCATTTACTGCTTCTCTTAATACTTTGCATAGTCAAACTTTAAGAAGACAACTTTCTCAACCCACCACTAGTCATCATTTAGCTGCTGCCGCCGCAGCTGCAGCAGCAGCTCAAGCTGCTCATCATCAGGCTTTAGCGGCTGCACATCCCCAAATACCCCAGTCTTTGGAGAAATCACCTGTAAGCCACAAGTCTAGGGAATCCTCGCAGACACCTTCCACTCCTTATCATTCGAACAAACGCAAACATTCTCCTGCCTCTAGTCACAATAACACCTCTTCATCGATCAGTGATCCCTGCTCGCCTCCAGAACCTCAACGTGTTCGTGCCGATTCTCCCAGTTCTTTGGATGATAGTCCCAATTCAGCTAATGGTAACAAACAGAAGACATTTTCCTGTCTTGAATGTGGAAAAGTGTTCAATGCCCACTACAATCTAACCAGACACATGCCCGTACATACCGGAGCTCGACCATTTGTATGCAAAGTCTGTGGTAAAGGTTTCAGACAAGCATCTACTCTATGTCGTCATAAAATCATACATACCTCCGAAAAACCCCATAAATGTCAGACATGTGGTAAAGCTTTTAATCGCTCCTCTACCCTTAATACACATACACGTATTCATGCTGGCTACAAGCCATTTGTTTGCGAGTTCTGTGGCAAAGGTTTCCATCAAAAGGGCAACTACAAAAATCACAAACTCACCCACAGCGGGGAAAAGGCCTACAAGTGTAACATTTGCAATAAGGCCTTCCATCAAGTTTACAATTTAACCTTCCACATGCATACCCATAATGACAAGAAACCCTACACCTGTAGGGTTTGTCACAAAGGATTCTGTCGCAATTTCGATCTTAAGAAACATATGCGTAAATTGCATGATATTGGTGGCAACTTGCAGTTGGATGATGAAAGCACCAATGATCGTTTGGAGAGACGTAGAGAATACACTAGAAGAGAAGCCTCCATAGAATTTCACAACAGTCAATTGAATTCTAATTCATCGGATGGCTCAATGTCACCACCCATCAATGTAACTACACCACCATTGTCCAGCAATGAAGGCAGTAGTTCAGCTTGGCATACATCCTCTCAATACACAACGAATTCGCTTAATTACCCACCCACAGCAGTGAATTTAAATCAACCCTCGGTTACCAACTTTAGAACTGCCACGGATTATGGCGGTAGTTCGGCATTCATTAACTTTGCCCAAACGTCAGCAACAGCACATGCCGCCGCTTCAGCACCCCATCTTAATACCAATCACAGTCAGCATCTAACACAAACCAACCATCAGCGTTTGTCAGCCGCTGCAGCAGCCGTTACTGCCATGGACAATGTTCCCTTCATTGCCAAAGTATTTTGA
- the LOC111676995 gene encoding fez family zinc finger protein erm isoform X2: MQPCSPTGVLAVTMPPSKSPTMECAAGQKSPEPNSATSSSSATTTTPLSTRNCPLKFSIAKIMEPDQRSHSSQALQQDSERSCSPIEVTSDDCEVIITTPANAADNYDSAFKKYVPSASMATNASSSSAAVQQFVSTRHQELLSQYPLLYYAAPNQLMCAAAAAQYAALTAAQQQNLLANSSATAAHLSSFTASLNTLHSQTLRRQLSQPTTSHHLAAAAAAAAAAQAAHHQALAAAHPQIPQSLEKSPVSHKSRESSQTPSTPYHSNKRKHSPASSHNNTSSSISDPCSPPEPQRVRADSPSSLDDSPNSANGNKQKTFSCLECGKVFNAHYNLTRHMPVHTGARPFVCKVCGKGFRQASTLCRHKIIHTSEKPHKCQTCGKAFNRSSTLNTHTRIHAGYKPFVCEFCGKGFHQKGNYKNHKLTHSGEKAYKCNICNKAFHQVYNLTFHMHTHNDKKPYTCRVCHKGFCRNFDLKKHMRKLHDIGGNLQLDDESTNDRLERRREYTRREASIEFHNSQLNSNSSDGSMSPPINVTTPPLSSNEGSSSAWHTSSQYTTNSLNYPPTAVNLNQPSVTNFRTATDYGGSSAFINFAQTSATAHAAASAPHLNTNHSQHLTQTNHQRLSAAAAAVTAMDNVPFIAKVF, from the coding sequence ATGCAACCCTGCAGTCCAACGGGCGTTTTAGCTGTTACCATGCCTCCTTCAAAAAGTCCCACCATGGAATGTGCTGCTGGTCAAAAGTCACCAGAACCTAATTCGGCAACTTCATCATCATCGGCAACAACAACTACACCTCTGAGTACCCGCAATTGTCCTTTGAAATTTTCCATAGCAAAAATTATGGAACCTGATCAACGTTCTCATTCATCTCAAGCTTTACAACAAGATTCGGAGAGATCTTGCAGCCCTATTGAGGTGACCAGTGATGATTGTGAAGTTATTATTACCACCCCTGCTAATGCTGCTGATAATTATGATTCAGCTTTTAAGAAATATGTACCCTCGGCCAGTATGGCTACAAATGCTTCCTCCTCTTCTGCGGCAGTACAGCAATTTGTTTCTACACGTCATCAGGAATTGTTGAGCCAATATCCTTTGTTGTACTATGCAGCTCCTAATCAATTAATGTGTGCTGCTGCTGCCGCTCAATATGCTGCTTTGACAGCCGCCCAACAGCAAAATCTATTGGCTAACAGTTCAGCTACAGCTGCTCATTTGAGTTCATTTACTGCTTCTCTTAATACTTTGCATAGTCAAACTTTAAGAAGACAACTTTCTCAACCCACCACTAGTCATCATTTAGCTGCTGCCGCCGCAGCTGCAGCAGCAGCTCAAGCTGCTCATCATCAGGCTTTAGCGGCTGCACATCCCCAAATACCCCAGTCTTTGGAGAAATCACCTGTAAGCCACAAGTCTAGGGAATCCTCGCAGACACCTTCCACTCCTTATCATTCGAACAAACGCAAACATTCTCCTGCCTCTAGTCACAATAACACCTCTTCATCGATCAGTGATCCCTGCTCGCCTCCAGAACCTCAACGTGTTCGTGCCGATTCTCCCAGTTCTTTGGATGATAGTCCCAATTCAGCTAATGGTAACAAACAGAAGACATTTTCCTGTCTTGAATGTGGAAAAGTGTTCAATGCCCACTACAATCTAACCAGACACATGCCCGTACATACCGGAGCTCGACCATTTGTATGCAAAGTCTGTGGTAAAGGTTTCAGACAAGCATCTACTCTATGTCGTCATAAAATCATACATACCTCCGAAAAACCCCATAAATGTCAGACATGTGGTAAAGCTTTTAATCGCTCCTCTACCCTTAATACACATACACGTATTCATGCTGGCTACAAGCCATTTGTTTGCGAGTTCTGTGGCAAAGGTTTCCATCAAAAGGGCAACTACAAAAATCACAAACTCACCCACAGCGGGGAAAAGGCCTACAAGTGTAACATTTGCAATAAGGCCTTCCATCAAGTTTACAATTTAACCTTCCACATGCATACCCATAATGACAAGAAACCCTACACCTGTAGGGTTTGTCACAAAGGATTCTGTCGCAATTTCGATCTTAAGAAACATATGCGTAAATTGCATGATATTGGTGGCAACTTGCAGTTGGATGATGAAAGCACCAATGATCGTTTGGAGAGACGTAGAGAATACACTAGAAGAGAAGCCTCCATAGAATTTCACAACAGTCAATTGAATTCTAATTCATCGGATGGCTCAATGTCACCACCCATCAATGTAACTACACCACCATTGTCCAGCAATGAAGGCAGTAGTTCAGCTTGGCATACATCCTCTCAATACACAACGAATTCGCTTAATTACCCACCCACAGCAGTGAATTTAAATCAACCCTCGGTTACCAACTTTAGAACTGCCACGGATTATGGCGGTAGTTCGGCATTCATTAACTTTGCCCAAACGTCAGCAACAGCACATGCCGCCGCTTCAGCACCCCATCTTAATACCAATCACAGTCAGCATCTAACACAAACCAACCATCAGCGTTTGTCAGCCGCTGCAGCAGCCGTTACTGCCATGGACAATGTTCCCTTCATTGCCAAAGTATTTTGA